The window CTCTTGATGGTGAAGGGCTGCTACTTCTGCAGCCTGTGCCTGATCGACACGTGCACGCCTCTTGCCGCCGTCATAGATGGGGTAGTCGATTCGTGCTTCAAGTACCAGGGCATCAGTTCTGCCTGGATTATTGAAATCAATGGAGTCGTCAAAGGCACCCTGGTTGAGAATGTTGCCAAAAGAGTACATTGGTCTATCAGTCTGGCTATACTCTGAAGCCAGGGTAAGTGACGGGAAAAAAGCAGAATTTGCGGCATCGACCTCGGAAGCACGCGCTGTTGTGCTGTCTTTAGCTATTTTTGGGGCAGGGTTGTTTGCCAGGGCAAAGTCAACTGCATCGGCCAGAGTCCATTTCCCGGTGATCTGGAGAGCCCGTTCTCTTGCGCTCTCTTCCCCCTGCCCGTATGTGGCAACGGCAGAAATACTATTTGTCGTTGTGACACTGAGGCTCAATAAGGATATGGCCAGGACTGTAAGATGTGTACGTGTCATATTAGCTCAAAGAGTAATAATTTTATACAGCAATAGTATTTAATTTAATGCTTAATCAAAGTAATACGTTATATTACTTGTGTCAAAATATTTGGTGAAAAAAATGGGATGATTCACCTTGGCTGAAAGACAATCGCTATGGATCATACGCGCGGAGACGGTTGCAAATAAGGTGTTCAAAAATATGAGGTAATTTTCAAACCTTAACCGGCAATATTGTATTTTATGTAGCAGGTGAATGGTAGTTATTTTTTGCTGAAAAGCAAAAGAAGCGCAAAGTGTTGGCTGATAGCGTGCTGGTTAGGCATTCTGATGACATCAGAAGTCAGGAAAGGAACCGCTTTCTAAAAAAGAGAAGTTATAGGTGCACACCAGGACAAACCGAATTATTTTTTGAGGTGCACTTCGAGAATGTGCTGGAGAGAATCAAGGGTAACTGGTTTTGCCAGGTGGTCATTCATTCCGGCATCAAGCCATCTTGAATTATCACCAGCTATGGCATAGGCACTGAGGGCAACAATCGGGGTAACGGCATTTTTGGCGTACGCCCTGTTGGTACGTAATTGCCGGGTGGCTTCAATTCCATCCATCACCGGCATCTGGATGTCCATAAAGATGAGATCGAAATTTTCCGATGAAGCAGCGGCCAGAGCAAGCTGCCCATTGGCTGCATTTTTAACAGTGCAGCCAAATCGATTCAGCATAGCCCCCATGATCTGCTGATTAATAGGTTCATCATCAACAACCAGAATGTGACATTTAGTGGTGCATGCCAATGCGGTTTTTGTAGGGCTGTCTATGGGATGTTCTGTTGCCATTGTTGTCAATGCAAAGAAGAATTATTTTTTCTGATTCAATAAATATACCATATAATCTGTTACGTGTGTGCTTTTTCCGGATCTCCTCCCGGTATCTGGTGAAAGAAAAAGAAGCAGGCGCCAATGGACAATATGAGGAGTAACAGGCCCGTCATAACAAGGGTAGTGGAAAGGCTTGAGTGGCGTGCCCCATAGCCGATTAATGGACCGAGTATGCTGAAACCGGTGCGTATGATCAGGCTGCGTATGGAAAGCACCGTCGCACGTATATCCGATGCACAGTAATAGTTGGTGAGATCTTTCAACAGCGGCGTTGCATACCCGCGTACTGCATAAAATAGAAGTAATGAAAACAATCCAGCTGCGAGAGGTAAGGCTCCAAGCAGGATATAGCCAACAGGGATGTAAATGACTATGGAGATCACGACCAGTTTTGGGCCAAAAGTATCCCGAACTTTGTAGGCGAAGGCGGAAACCAGGGCGACCATAAGGTTGAGAACTACCCAGATTGGGGTAATGCTCACTTCATTGAGACCCCTTTCGACGAAATAGACCTGGGCAGTCCAGGCCATGCACAGGGTGCAGGTGCCGATAATTGAAGAGAGCAGAATAGTTGAACAAAGTTTCAGGTTTACAAACAGTGACTGGTGGCAGATTGTGAGAATCTGCTTTAAGCCGGGGCGATCTGTTAAAATCGCTCGCTTCGGCTCAACCAGCATCAGCGAGGCCGGAATGGCTATGGCTGCAATGATTGCCTGCGCGCCATATACTGCACGGTAGCTGAGAAAAGCGGCAATCAAACCACCGCAGATGGCGGCCAGTGTCTCTGCTAAATTGCCTAGCGCGGTGATCCTGCCTTCGTACCTCAGGTAGAGATGTTCTTCTTCGGAGTCTTTTAACGAATCATATAGCAGGGCTGAGTCTGAGCCGGAGATAAAGCTGCCGCCAAGGCCCAGAATGATCTCAGCCACCAGGAACTGGCTGAATGTTCCTGAGACGGCATAGAGCATAAACCCCAATGTGCCGAGGATGGCTCCAAGGATGAGGGATTTCTTACGGCCTATGACATCGCCCATATACCCTGAGGGTATCTCCATTATTGCGACGCTGATGGAGTAGATCGCCTGCAGCAGGTAGATGTCGAATTCGTCCAGACCGTTGTCGGAGTAGTAGAGAGCGACAATAGGCATGATCAGCATAAACCATTTAGAAAGTTTGATCAGATAAAGATAATAGATGTTGGCTCTAAGTGATGGACGCAAGCTGATCATGGGGTTTGGGTTGCAATATGAGGTTGATCTTCTCCATCTGCCGGGAGAAGGGGGGAGTGCAATTTGGCAGCCATGCTAAGGCCGAATTTTGAGAGTGTAAAACACATCACAGGGGCAGAAGAATATAAACGATTTTTTGAAAATGGCTCGGTTTTTTGAGTTGTCCTGACCATCTGATGGGAGCGCGCGATATTCAGCATTGCGGAAAAAAATCAATGTCCCCTGATACGCTGAATAGGTTACGTAAATGATATTATATTAAAATTGAGATACGGCTTTTAGGGGTTCTGATTGAGTGCAGAGCAGGTGTAATGAAATCGGAGTTTGACCGTCTGAAATCATTAGAGGAGAAGAAAAACAAAAAAAGGGGATGTTTCCGAAGAAACATCCCCCTGGCTTATTACTTTTTCCGGCTGGGCGGGATTACGCGAGGTGCTCCAGGCCAGGTGCCGGGAAGTTGCCGCAAAGCTCCTTGACCTCTGAGGCAATTTTTTTCTGCAATTCTACGTTTTCCACATCATTTATGACGGAATTGATTTTCTCACCGATGAAAACCATTTCTTTCTCACTAAAACCGCGGGATGTGACAGCGCAAGCACCGATGCGGATTCCGGAGGGGTCGAACGGTTTACGAGGATCGAAAGGTACCGCGTTGTAGTTCAATACGATTCCTGCCGCATCCAAAGCTTTAGCGGCCTTCTTTCCAGGAACGCCTTTGTTGGTCAGGTCCACGAGCATCAGGTGGTTATCGGTTCCGCCGGTCACGAGCTGGAAACCGTTGGATATGAGATTGTCTGCCAGGACCCGGGCATTTTTTACAACCTGGGCTGCGTAACTCTTGAACGCATCGCTTGAGGCTTCTTTCATGGCAACGGCGATTGCCGCAGTAGTACTGTCGTGCGGTCCACCCTGAATTCCAGGGAAAACGGCTTTGTCGATCGCTGCAGCATGCTTTTCTTTGCAGAGAATCATGGCGCCGCGCGGACCACGCAGCGATTTGTGGGTTGTGGTGGTTACAACGTCTGCATAGGGCACTGGCGAAGGATGAGCGCCACCGGCAACCAGGCCAG of the Desulfosediminicola ganghwensis genome contains:
- a CDS encoding response regulator codes for the protein MATEHPIDSPTKTALACTTKCHILVVDDEPINQQIMGAMLNRFGCTVKNAANGQLALAAASSENFDLIFMDIQMPVMDGIEATRQLRTNRAYAKNAVTPIVALSAYAIAGDNSRWLDAGMNDHLAKPVTLDSLQHILEVHLKK
- a CDS encoding MFS transporter, coding for MISLRPSLRANIYYLYLIKLSKWFMLIMPIVALYYSDNGLDEFDIYLLQAIYSISVAIMEIPSGYMGDVIGRKKSLILGAILGTLGFMLYAVSGTFSQFLVAEIILGLGGSFISGSDSALLYDSLKDSEEEHLYLRYEGRITALGNLAETLAAICGGLIAAFLSYRAVYGAQAIIAAIAIPASLMLVEPKRAILTDRPGLKQILTICHQSLFVNLKLCSTILLSSIIGTCTLCMAWTAQVYFVERGLNEVSITPIWVVLNLMVALVSAFAYKVRDTFGPKLVVISIVIYIPVGYILLGALPLAAGLFSLLLFYAVRGYATPLLKDLTNYYCASDIRATVLSIRSLIIRTGFSILGPLIGYGARHSSLSTTLVMTGLLLLILSIGACFFFFHQIPGGDPEKAHT
- the glyA gene encoding serine hydroxymethyltransferase; this translates as MKELYNSDQEIHSLIKQEELRQAAKIRLIASENYVSLPVMQATGSVLTNKYSEGYAGKRYYEGQQLIDQIELLAIERVKELFGAEHVNVQPYSGSPANLAVYLAFLNAGDTILGMALPHGGHLTHGSHVSISGKYFDAHHYSLDKETGLLNYDTIRETALACKPKLLIAGHSAYPRIPDFKIFREIADEVGAILLVDMAHFAGLVAGGAHPSPVPYADVVTTTTHKSLRGPRGAMILCKEKHAAAIDKAVFPGIQGGPHDSTTAAIAVAMKEASSDAFKSYAAQVVKNARVLADNLISNGFQLVTGGTDNHLMLVDLTNKGVPGKKAAKALDAAGIVLNYNAVPFDPRKPFDPSGIRIGACAVTSRGFSEKEMVFIGEKINSVINDVENVELQKKIASEVKELCGNFPAPGLEHLA